Part of the Desulfurispira natronophila genome, TGAATGATGAGTGATTGCATTTTCTGTAAAATTGTTGCCGGGAGCATTCCCAGTAACAAGGTTTACGAAGACGATGAGGTTCTGGCATTTCATGACATCAACCCTACAGCGCCGGTGCACGTACTGATTATCCCAAAGAAACATATTGCCACTACGCTGGACTTCGCACCTGAGGAAGACGACCGCTTGGTCGGGAAACTGGTTACTACCGCAACACGTCTGGCGCGGGAACTGGGTATTGACCAGTCCGGTTTTCGCCTTGTGTTTAATACCCACCATGATGGAGGGCAAGAAGTATATCATGTTCATCTTCACTTGTTGGGAGGCCGTGAGTTCACTTGGCCAGCGGGATAATTTCCCACAGCGTGAGTGATTCACGCGATATCCAGACTAGCTGACGGGCACTGGCAAATCCACAAAAACGAGCATCCTGTGTTACCGTTAACAGCTATAAGACAACAGGTAATCGCTCCTGGCCCTTTCCCACCAAGAATGCCAGAACCGATTACCAATATTTTCCAGCACACAAGGAGATTGTATGTCCATCAAGGAACAGGTTAACAGTGATATAAAGCAGGCCATGCGCGACAAAAACAAGCCAGCTCTTGAAGCTCTGCGCTTTCTCATGGCAGCTTTCAAGGAGTACGAAGTGAATAACCATAAGCGAGAAGAGGGTCTTGGCGATGAAGAGGCTCTGCAGATTCTCCAATCTTCCATAAAGAAGCGGCGCGACTCCATTGAGCAGTTCAGTGCTGCAGGGCGCAGTGACTTGGTCGAAAAAGAGCAGGCTGGGCTGGCGGTTATTGAGCGCTACCTGCCGGAGCAACTGGGAGAAGATGAGTTGCGTGCAATCATCCAAGGCGCCATAGAAGAAACTGGCGCCCAGGGACCCAAAGGTATGGGGCTCGTAATGAAGTCCGTTATGCCCAAAGTAAAGGGCAAGGCTGATGGAGGGCTGATAAACCGGCTGGTCAAAGAGGCCCTGGGATGACTATCGGTATTATCGATGTTGTCGTAGTGGCAGCATTGTTATTGGCAGCTGCCAAAGGAGCATTGTCAGGATTCCTCAGGGAGTTGTTCGGGCTGCTGATTATTGTCCTCTCCCTGGTTCTGGCCAAAGCAGGATATCCTCGTATCATAGCTTCTTTTGAAGGCTCGTTACCTCCCGAGGTTCCCACTTCCATTGTGGCCACTATGGCCTTTATTGTAGCTTTTCTCATGGTGTGGGCCACTCTCAACCTGGTAGCCATGATAGGTCAGCGCTTTATCCGCTTCAAAGAGTCTACCGGCGTTGGCCGTGCCCTGGGGGCTGTCCTGTCCAGTGCAAAAATGCTGGTGGTGGTTTCATTTGTGCTGGCAGGCTTTCTCTACATCCCCAGCAACCCTATGGATCTGCAGGGCAAGGTGCAGCAAAGCAGCCTGGGGTACCCGCTGGCACAAATGGCGCCAGTGCTTTACCATGGGTTTTCTGCTGTGCTCCCTGCCGCTGATGGCCCTTCCCCTTTCCCGGATCTCTCCTCCCTGTCCAGTCTCATGCCAGATATGGAACGCTTTCAGCGGGAGGCTGATGCTGTGGGAGCCGAGGATGAGCGCATGAGGAATCGTTAATGCACGGGTTTTATCGTGTTGCTACGGCACTGCCACAGGTCCGTGTTGCCGATGTGGAATTCAACCTGGAGCAATGCCGGCAGTTAGCTTTTCAAGCCTGTAAGCAGCAGGTTTCTGTAGTAGTCTTTCCGGAGCTCAATATTACCGGCTATACCTGTGGAGACCTTTTTTACCAGCAGCAGCTGCTGGGTGATGCCCGCAGTGCCCTGGAGGCCCTGCGTGAGTACAGCCGTGAGCTGAGTGGAGATATGAGCCTGGTGGTAGGGTTGCCACTGTTGCATGGTGGCACGCTTTACAATGTGGCTGCCGTTATTCAGTCCGGTAAGGTCCTCGGGGTGGTTCCCAAAGTATTTATACCTAACCATCGGGAGTATTATGAGAAGCGGTGGTTCAGCAGTGGGTCAGCATTGTCCACTGATGAAACGATCCGGCTCAACGGTCACGAGGTCCCCTTTGGCTCCCGTTTGCTTTTCACTGCTGACAGCTATTTCTCTTTTGCCATTGAAATATGTGAAGACCTGTGGAGTGTCACTCCACCCAGCTCTTCACACGCACTGGCAGGTGCCACTCTCGTTCTCAACCCGTCTGCCAGCAACGAGCTAGTATCCAAGGCAGACTATCGTCGTTCCTTGGTGCAAAATCAAAGTGGCCGCTGCCTGGCAGCGTATGCCTATGCTGGCAGTGGAGTGGGAGAATCATCCACAGACCTGCTTTTCAGCGGCCACCAGTTAATCTGTGAAAATGGGCAAATCCTGCAGGAGGGCCCCCGTTTTGAGCGCCAGGCGCGGCTTTTCACGGCAGATGTTGATTGCCAGAAACTGGTCCATCTGCGCTTGAGCGAATCCAGCTATCCAGACCATGCCCGTCCTCAAGGGTATCGCAGCATTTCCGTGCAGCCTCCTGGCCCCCTGGATCAGCTGCAACGCTCTATAGATGCCCATCCCTTTGTTCCCAACGATCCCCGGCGGCGCAATGAGCGTTGTCAGGAAATTTTTCATATCCAAACCGCGGCTCTGGCCAAACGTCTACAGCATATTGGCACTCCCCGGGCAGTTATTGGTATTTCCGGTGGCCTGGACTCAACCCTGGCCCTGCTGGTGACCTGCCGCACATTTGCGCTGCTGGGAAGAGATCCCGCCGATATCATTGCGCTGACCATGCCTGGTTTTGGTACCACCGACCGCACCTACGACAATGCGGTGCGACTGTGTCAACTACAGGGTACAGATTTTCGTGAAGTTGATATCGCCGATGCCGCACTGGATCACTTCCGCCTGATTCAGCACGATCCGACAATGCACGACGTCACCTATGAAAATGTGCAGGCTCGATTGCGCACCGAAATACTCATGAACCTTGCCAACAAGCACGGGGGTATCGTCATTGGTACCGGCGACTTGTCTGAAATAGCCCTGGGTTGGTCTACCTATAACGGCGATCACAT contains:
- a CDS encoding histidine triad nucleotide-binding protein produces the protein MSDCIFCKIVAGSIPSNKVYEDDEVLAFHDINPTAPVHVLIIPKKHIATTLDFAPEEDDRLVGKLVTTATRLARELGIDQSGFRLVFNTHHDGGQEVYHVHLHLLGGREFTWPAG
- a CDS encoding NAD(+) synthase, translated to MHGFYRVATALPQVRVADVEFNLEQCRQLAFQACKQQVSVVVFPELNITGYTCGDLFYQQQLLGDARSALEALREYSRELSGDMSLVVGLPLLHGGTLYNVAAVIQSGKVLGVVPKVFIPNHREYYEKRWFSSGSALSTDETIRLNGHEVPFGSRLLFTADSYFSFAIEICEDLWSVTPPSSSHALAGATLVLNPSASNELVSKADYRRSLVQNQSGRCLAAYAYAGSGVGESSTDLLFSGHQLICENGQILQEGPRFERQARLFTADVDCQKLVHLRLSESSYPDHARPQGYRSISVQPPGPLDQLQRSIDAHPFVPNDPRRRNERCQEIFHIQTAALAKRLQHIGTPRAVIGISGGLDSTLALLVTCRTFALLGRDPADIIALTMPGFGTTDRTYDNAVRLCQLQGTDFREVDIADAALDHFRLIQHDPTMHDVTYENVQARLRTEILMNLANKHGGIVIGTGDLSEIALGWSTYNGDHMSMYAVNCGVPKTLIRYLVQWVASCSDPQMAELLEDIVATPITPELLPRAEKAECTQKTEDIIGPYELHDFFLYHTIKYGATPSKVCFLARQAFADRYDGETIERWHQMFVRRFFTQQFKRSCIPDGPKVGTIALSPRGDWRMPSDASPAGWL
- a CDS encoding GatB/YqeY domain-containing protein — encoded protein: MSIKEQVNSDIKQAMRDKNKPALEALRFLMAAFKEYEVNNHKREEGLGDEEALQILQSSIKKRRDSIEQFSAAGRSDLVEKEQAGLAVIERYLPEQLGEDELRAIIQGAIEETGAQGPKGMGLVMKSVMPKVKGKADGGLINRLVKEALG
- a CDS encoding CvpA family protein; the encoded protein is MTIGIIDVVVVAALLLAAAKGALSGFLRELFGLLIIVLSLVLAKAGYPRIIASFEGSLPPEVPTSIVATMAFIVAFLMVWATLNLVAMIGQRFIRFKESTGVGRALGAVLSSAKMLVVVSFVLAGFLYIPSNPMDLQGKVQQSSLGYPLAQMAPVLYHGFSAVLPAADGPSPFPDLSSLSSLMPDMERFQREADAVGAEDERMRNR